The window GGTGCCCCGAAAATCCGCACGATGGAGATTATCCGCGAGCTGGAAGAACAGCCCCGTGGGGTGTATTGTGGGGCCATTGGCTATGCCGGGCCGGAGCAGAGCTGCTTTAATGTGCCGATCCGTACTGTGGAACTCAGCAAAACTCTCAACAAGACTGAAGGCCGGATGGGAATAGGCTCAGGTATTGTAGCGGACTCTGTTGCGGAGGCGGAATGGGAGGAATGCCTGATCAAAGGAAATTTTCTCACCAAGAACGCGCCAGATTTTCAGCTCATCGAAACCCTACTCTGGCAGCCTGAAGAAGAATATTTCCTCCTGGACTATCACCTGGAACGCCTCTGGGATTCTGCCCATTATTTTCATTTTGTCTGCGACAAAAAAGAAGTCATCACTCGTTTAGAACAAGGAGCTGCAGAACTGCGAAAAGGTGAACCAAGGAAAGATGGCTCTACAAAATACAGAGTGCGCCTCCTGCTCTACCGCGATGGCCGGGTGGAAATAAGCTCCACGCCCCTGCCTGCGTCGTCTCCGCAAGGACCTGCAAAGGTCATCTTTTCCCAGGAGCAGGTGGATGCCCGCGATCCCCATCGCTTTCATAAAACCACTCGCCGGGAGCTCTACACCCAGGAGTTCCAACGCGCCAACGCGCAAGGCTGTTATGATGTCCTGTTCACCAATACAGTCGGAGAGATTACAGAAGGCGCAATCACGAATATCTTTATTCGCCCCCAAAAAGGAGAGCCTCTTCTTACTCCGCCTGTGCAATGCGGCCTTCTGGCTGGGACCTATCGGCGGATGCTTCTGGAGCAGGACAAAGCCATTGAACAGGTGTTGCGGAGAGAAGATTTCCTCAAGGCAGAGCAAGTCTATGTGGCTAATTCTGTCCGAGGACTTGTGCCGGTCTGCTTGCAGCAATCGCCCGAGGACAAGCCGAGCAGGTAAAGCAAGCCCAGTATCCGGCTTTGCCTGCCCTTTTTCCTGGTAATCCGCAGTCCCAGCGTTTACTATTCGAGAATTACACCTTGTTTACATGAACGCAGTCATGAATAGGCATAAAGACAACTCCTCCTGCAATCGCAGCAGAAAAATTCTATGAACGAACAACCTAATCCGTCCTGGAAACCAGAAGAGCCCCGAGGGGTGCAGCCCTTTGCCCTGGTGAAGTATTTTTCCTTCACCTCACTTTCTGTTATTCTGGTGGCTTCCTTTGCTCTCACCTGGATTTTTTCCGATAATGCCCGCGACACCATGCTGTCTCGAAGCGAGAGCTATTCCCGTATGTTTGCGGAAAACCTGAATCGCCAGGTCTTCCATAGCTTTGTTATCCCAACCTTTATTCGTTTCGGCCGTATCGCCCTTTCCGATCCGGTGCAGTTCGAATCACTGGATCAGATGGTGATCAATATCACCAAAGGCATGATGATCGAGGCGGTAACCATCTTTGATTCAAGGGAAAATATTGTTTCCTATTCCACAGATGCAGCCCTGGTGGGGAAAAAGAACATCGGTGGGTTTGAGTATAAAAAGGCCCTGAACGGAGAAAGTACCTCAGTGCTGGTTTCCAACGGCTCTATGCTCAATCTCCTGCCCGGCGCGCCTCCCATGTACTGCACCCTGAAAACCTATGTCCCCTTTCGTCAGGAAAGACTGCCTGGGGCTCGGGACGGTGAGATTATGGGGGTTATTCTGGTGGTCAAGGATCTGTCCGAGGATCTGGAGGCAGTGGTCTCCTTGCAGCTCAAAGTCATGCTGCTCTCCCTGGGCGTCATGGGCATTCTGTTCGCGGTCTTAAGCGCCATCGTGATTCGAGCCAATAGAATTATGCAGGCTCGGGCCGCAGAACGGCAGGAGCTGGAAAAACAGCTCCATGAGGCCCAACGACTGGCGGTGCTGGGAAAAATGATCGCCTCGGTCTCCCATGAGATCAAAAACCCCCTGGGCATTGTTCGCTCCACAGCGGAAATCCTCGGCAAGCGTCTAGCCAAGCTGGCACCAGGAAACGAGCATCTCTCCAAGATTATTGTCGATGAAACCACTCGCCTGGACGGTATTGTCCGGGAGTTTCTGGATTTTGCCCGCCCCAAAACCCCGACCAAGGCCCTTGGCTCCTTAAACACCTTGGTGCAACGCTTGGCTCTATTCATGAACGTGGAGTTCAGCGATAAACAGATCGAGTTTATTGAGGAACTGGATCCTGAATTACCCGAGTGCCCACTTGATGGCGACCAGCTCTATCAGGTCCTGCTGAATATCGTCTTTAATGCCATCCATGCCATGCCCGAGGGCGGTAAACTGACGGTTCGCACCTCTACCAGCGAGGAAAATGTCTCCTTGGAGATCACCGATACCGGTTCCGGTATGCCTCCAGAAAAACTGGAACAGATCTTCATCCCCTTCTTTACCGATAAAAACCGGGGAACCGGTCTAGGACTCGCCATCACCAAGAATATCGTGGAGCAGCATAAGGGTGAGATAACGGTGCAGAGTGAGGAGGGAGTTGGCACGACCTTTACGGTGGTTTTGCCGAAAGAGTGATGATCTATTTGGTGCCTTCTGTCTTTTGGAGAAAGATCAATAAACTGTTAAACAATATTTAAAACCATGTGTTTGAATGAATTAAAAAATACAACAGAATCTCCTGACGTTGATGATGAAGTTGAAATTGATTTTCCTGATGACACTCCTGAAGAAAATTGTTCTGACAGCCCGGAAAGCCCAGAACTGCTCCCGATGGAGGGTACCTTCAATCCAAATGAAATTAATATCATCCCAAAGCAGGACAGCTTGAGGAATATTATTGCTAGACTTGAAAACAATGAAATAGATATGAATACAGCTTTTCAACGGGAAAGTGACCTTTGGGATAGAGGTAAGATGTCTAGACTTATTGAATCTATACTCATTCGTTTCCCTCTTCCGGCATTCTATTTCGATGCCACCAATGATGATAAATGGCTTGTAGTTGACGGTCTCCAGCGCCTTTCTTCCATTAGGAAGTTTGTTGTTGATAAAAAACTTCGATTAAGTGGATTGGAATATTTAAATGGCTCAAATATAACGTATGACAAATTACCAAGAACTTATCAGCGTCGTATTAATGAGTGTCCTGTCACTCTTTTTTTGATTCAACCAGGTACGCCTGAAGAGGTAAGATACTCATTATTCAGAAGAATAAATACAGGGGGGCTGATTCTTAATTTTCAGGAAATACGTAATGCCTTGGCAAGCGCAACGCTACGTGATTACCTAAGACGGATGGCAGATTACCCTTACATGAAGAAAACAATTGGTGCCAAGACCAAGAGGATGCAGGATCAGGAACTTGTCCTTCGTTTTTTAGCATTTTACACTATGGATTACCTTGAAAGCAAAAAAAATATAACTGTCTTCCTCGACGAAATGATGAGAAAAATGGAAAAAATGACCCAAGAGGAACTAGATAGCCTAGAGAAGATATTTTGTACCGCGCTCAAGCGAAGCTGGGAGCTTTTTGGAGAAACTGCGTTTGAAAAAATAACTGACAATTCTGGTATGATTAAACGTAAGCGCAAAAACTCGACGTTATTTGAGGTATGGACCGTTGCCTTAGCCCATTTATCTGAAGACAAGATGAAGATCATTATTGAAAATAGAGCGGTGCTGCAAGAAAAGCATATTCAGCTTATCTCTAACGATGAACTTTATTTCAGAACTATAACGTTTTCTACTCAAAAAAGGGAGTATTATAAAATTCGTTGTGAAAAGGTACAGGGATTGATTAACGAGGTATTAAATGCTTGAGTTCATACGTGTTCAAGGTTTCAAAACCTTGCTTGATGCCAGCTTCCCGTTAACTTCTCTGAATATTTTTACCGGATTAAACGGGATGGGCAAATCAACACTGATACAAACGTTGTTGTTGCTCAGGCAATCTTATGAGCGAAACACCTTGTTTGATAAAGGGCTGTTGTTAAAGGGTGAATACACTACTCTTGGTACTGGAAGCGATATTCTTGCCGAACAGTCAGAAACAAATAATATTCAATTCATTTTAACATGGTCAGCGCAGAAACCGTTATCGCTTTGTTTTGCTTACTCTTCACAGTCTGACCTCCAGCCTATAACACAGCCTGTCTCCTTCAAAGAAGGAGATTCTCCCGAAGCAATAAGTTTATTCAATAAAAAATTTCAGTATTTATCTGCTGACCGAATAAGCCCGAAGCCTTCGTATGAAGCTTCAACCTACTTTATTGATGATTTGAATTCACTCGGGAATCACGGCGAATACACTGCTCATTTTATCGCGGAACACGGGCTAGAGCCTCTTGCTGCAACCACTTTGCACCATCCCAGCGCAATTTCTTCAAATTTATTAGAAAATCTTGATTACTGGATGGCGGAAATTTCCCCAGGTCTACGCATCCATGCGACAATGCAACCTAACACAACTTCCGTGACTCTCGGCTATGCCTTTGACCAAGGCAAAGAAACCACGACTGATTTCAAACCGCAGAATGTCGGTTTCGGCATAACGTATGTTTTGCCGGTTATTACGGCTATTCTCCGCGCCCAACCGGGCGATATGCTGATTATCGAAAACCCGGAATCACATCTCCATCCAGCAGGTCAGGCTTTAGTGGGCAAATTATGCGCAATCGCTGCCAAAAGCGGAGTGCAACTCTTCATCGAAACCCATTCCGACCATTTTCTCAACGGAGTTCGGGTTGCAGTAAAGGATAAGGTCATTGAGCCAGATGACGTAAAATTTTTCTTTCTGGAGCGGGACAAAGGATCTTCCGCCCACGCCTCCACCGTCATCTCACCGGAGATTGACAGCAACGGACGCATGAGCTGTTGGCCGGACGGCTTTTTTGATGAATGGGACCGCCAGTTGGAGAAGCTCTTGTGAGTCATCCGCTCGTCTTTAATCATCATTCTCTTCCGTTGAATTCGGCTGATGATATTCATCCGGCAATCAGCGAATTTCTGAAGATCTCGCTGGGAGCGCATCGGATAGGCTTCACGGTTATTCTGGTCGATGAAACCATTGATAAGGCATGGTTTAGATTGGAACTGACTCAAGGATATTTCTGGAAAGACTGGCATGATCAACAGAGCAACGATCCGCAAACCAAGGATCTCATAAGATCCTTTCGTCGTATCGCAACGCAGCAGCCGCTCTTCTTAAGTCAGGATTATGCTGATGATGTGGAGCTGTTTGATGTCCGCTTACCTGGAACGAAAAAAAATGTACCGGCCCTCAAAGCTGCGGCTTGGCATGAATCTCCCTTGCTGAGTTTTCCGACCCGCCCTCCTTGGACAGATTCCCCTATTCCCGTTCTCGTTGAAAAAATGGCCGATGACGGAGAAATCGTCAACTCAACGGAAGAATTGCGCAACCTGTATTCCATTGCGCAACTTGAAAAAGAAAAGCCGGAATTACAGGAAAAGGTACAGAGCCAAATTCGTTCTGGAAAAGAGTTGCTTGAGCAAGCGCGGACCGTATACCCCTGCTTGTGCTTTTGCGGTAAATCTGAAGAGCAACTGAGGACATGGTCCTATTCGTCAAGCTTACTGGAAGTGGTCAAAGATGCTCTGAATGTCCTCAATACCTTTGTGGAGTATTGGCATGACGGACGTATTGCCGGATATACTCATGACGAGTTACACCGGCTTGGTCTGAAAAATAAAGTCAGCGGGGAATCAGAGTCGGTCAGAAACAATCCGAAATTGAGGAAGGCCCGGGAATTCTATCTTCCGACCGGAGAGAAGACTTTCTTTGAGTATCACGTCAAGTTTCCCCGAGGAATTAGACTGCACTTCTTTATCAAACCCGAAATCCATACGGTCTTTATCGGCTACATAGGAGAACATCTTCCCCTATGAAATATAAAAACCGCGTAAGAGTCTATCAATATACTTTTCTGACATGATCAGACTCACACAATCCATCCTGCTGCGCTGCAAAGGACTGCTCACTGAACAGCTGCAACACCTGCGCATGACGGAACATACCTTCATGGTTATTGTCGCCGTTATCATCGGGCTGCTAGGCGGATTCGGCGCGATCTTTTTTCGCTTCGCCATTCGCTTCTTTGAAGCCGTCTTTTTCGGGAGCTGGGAATACTCACTGGACTACGCCTTACAACTGCCTTGGTATGTCAAACTCCTCGCACCGGCAGCAGGCGGTCTGATCGTTGGCCCCATTGTTTTTTACTTTGCCCGTGAGGCAAGAGGACACGGCGTTCCCGAGGTCATGGAGTCCATTGTCCTGCGAGGCGGCGCTATTCGTCCTCGTGTCATGATTGCCAAGGTGTTCGCCTCTGCAGTTTCCATCGGCTCCGGGGGCTCGGTAGGGCGGGAAGGTCCTATTGTCCAGATCGGTTCAGCCATCGGCTCTTCCCTGGGACAGGCTCTCAAGGTCACAGGCTCGCGCTTGCGAACTTTTGTGGCCTGCGGTACCGCAGCAGGGATCGCGGCGACCTTTAACGCGCCTATTGCCGGGGCCCTGTTCGCTATGGAGGTCATTCTCAGCGATTTCGGTATCTCCCAGTTCAGCCCTATCGTGGTTTCCTCGGTGACCGCGACTGTTGTCTCCCGCCATTTTATTGGTGACTTCTCAGCCTTTATTCTTCCGAGCTATGAGTTGGTCAGTGTCTTTGAAATGATTCCTTATTTCATCCTGGGCATCCTGTCCGCTTTTGTCGCCCTAGGGTTTATCTCAATCTTATACAAGACTGAAGATTTGTTCGAGACCCTGCGCATTCCGCCCCTGCTCAAGCCGATACTCGGCGGCCTTATCATCGGGGCTATTGGTATTTTCTTTCCCCATATATTCGGGGTTGGCTACGATACCATCAGCCTCGCCTTAAACGGCGAAATGCTCGGCTTCTTCATGCTCTTTCTGGTTGGCCTAAAAATCATCGCAACCTCCATCACTATCGGCTCCGGTGGTTCTGGAGGCGTCTTTGCCCCTTCGCTTTTTCTCGGTGCAAACCTTGGAGGTTTTGTCGGCAGCATTGTCCATAGCCTGGCCCCAAGCCTGACAGCCTCTCCTGGGGCCTATGCCCTGGTCGGCATGGGCGCAGTGGCTTCCGGTGCTATGCACGCCCCCATTACCTCGATTCTCATCATCTTTGAGCTGACCAATGATTATCGCATCATCCTACCGCTGATGATCGCCTGTATTATCAGCGTGCTCACCACCACCCGCCTGAAAAAAGACTCCATTTATACCCTCAAGCTCTCTCGCCGGGGAATTAATCTCTTTCAAGGCCAAGAGGTCAATGTCCTGCGCTCCTTGCAGGTCTCCAAGGTGATGAAAACAAACTTTGTACAGATCGCACCGGACACCTCTCTGCGAGAACTAATGGACCTGACGGTCAGTAGCCCGCACTCAAACTTTTTTGTGGTCAACGGCCAAGGGCAACTGATAGGTATTATATCAATTCACGATGTGCGCAGATTGATATATGAGTATGATGCGCTCGCTGGTCTTGTTCTTGCCTATGATCTCATGAAGCCGATCCAACAGTATTTTACCCAGACCGATACGCTGGATATCGTCATAAAGGCCCTGGGACAAATAAACATTGATGAATTCCCGGTGGTAAAAAACGAAAAGGATCTGCAACTCCTCGGCACCGTGGCAAAGGAGGATGTTATTGGTGCATATAATCAGGAAATGTTGAAACGGGATATGATCACCTCCGTGTCCAGGTCACTGAGTTCTACAGGAAAATTCAAACAGATTGAATTGACGGACGGGCAGATACTCTGCGAGCTTGAGGTTCCGGGGGCCTTCATAGGCAAAACTTTGCAGGAACTTAATCTTCGCAGCCGTTTCGGCACAGAAGTTATTATGATAAAACAAAATTTCAATACTGAAGTAAAAGAAAAACAGCACATCATGGTGCCTCGACCGGATTACCATTTCGCATTTGGAGACTCCATTCTCGTCATGGCTTCGCAGGAAAATGTGAAAAAGCTGAGAGAATCCCGATAAGAAGCAACTTCACACCTGAATTACATAACACTCTACAAAATACAAAACAACGTAAAGTCGATATGCTGAACGGAGTCATTACCCGCAAACTTGAAGCGCTGGAAGAAACCCTGCACGAACTTGAATCCCTCGGCAAGGTAACGTTGGATACCCTGCAAAGCGATTGGCTTGTTCGTCGGGCCGTGGAACGCGACTTACAAATCCTGGTCGAGGTCGTCATCGATGTCTGCCATCGGCTCATCTCTGGGGCAGGCACGGCACCGGCCTCCAGCGCCATAGAGGCGGTCAGGAAATGTGTCCGGCTGGGAGTTCTCTCTTCCGAAGAGCCTTTTCGCCAGATGGTCCAGTTCAGGAATTTCATTGTCCACCATTATGAACGTGTTGACCCGGAAATCCTCGTCGGCATAATGAGTAAGCATCTCCAAGAGTTCAGGTTATTCCAGAAAGAGGTCCTGCGCTATGTCAGCAAAAATTAAGGTCGATCTCAGCAGGACAGAAAAAGTTTGGCAAGACTATTCCGGCCTGGTGGCTGTCTGGAGTTTTGGTTCGGCCCAGGACGGTAAGATAGCATTCGGTAGCGACCTAGACATCGCCTTACTCTTTGCTGAAGCACCGGAGTTTGAAACGCTGTGCAATATCAGAGCGGATCTCCAGGAAATGCTAGAGCTGGAAGAGATTGATCTGATGAATCTCAACACAGCCAGCGTAGTCAGCGCAATGGAGGCCATCTCCGGCACACCGCTTTTCTGCCGCGACCTCGGAAAACGAGCAGAGTTCGCCTCCCTGATCTCACGTCAGTACGAGGATGATATGGCTCAGCTCAGACGACATTATTCGGAAAGCACGCAATAATTTTTTTATTCAAAACATATTCACTCAGCAGTTATGCCCAAACCATCACAATATATCCCGGCCCTGCTTGCCCTGCTCTGCGTGGGCGCAGTGGTCGGTTATCTCCTTTATCAGGAGCAACAGAAAGAACGCCCCGAAGAAATTACAATGACCACCGCTGGTTTCCTGGAAATGTGTCTATCCTGTCATACGGACGAGAAACCTGACCCAGCCCATGCCGCCCATATGGTGGGCTGCTCCCCCTGCCATCTCGGCGATGCAGCAGCCACGGACAAGGAAAAGGCCCACACCGGCATGGTTCTCAATCCCGGTGACCTGCGGGTGGCGGAACAGACCTGCGGCACCAAAGGTTGCCATCCGGCAGACGTCTACAAGGTAAAAAACTCCCTCATGGCTACCAACCGAGGCATCCTCTCTACCCTCCTGTATTATTGGGGGGAACGGGATACTCAGGATGCGGAAATCACAGTGGAACAACTCCTGGAAAGCGGCGAGACCTCCCTGGCTTTGGATTATTACCGCAAACTCTGCGCCACCTGCCATCTCTGGAAGCAGAAGAACGATCTGCCCGGTTACCCGAAATTCTTTAATGAAAAAGGCGGCGGTTGCTCGGCCTGCCATTATGTGCCCGCAGAGGGGGATAATCCCACCACTGTAGACTCCTTTGAGGAGCAAGACAAGGAGCCTCCTGCTAAGAAACCCCATCCGCTGATCACCAAGAAGGTCCCGGATCAGAACTGCATCCGTTGCCATAATCGTTCCGGTCGAATCGGTATTTCCTATACCGGAAAATTTGAGGCTGAGGGCTACGGCACTCCGTACGAAAAGGGTGAGCATTCCTCTCATCGTTTGCCTGGTGGCCGATTTTATTTGGAGATTGCCGAGGATGTGCATCATAGCAAGGGAATGTCCTGCATTGACTGCCACACCCGTGATGAAATCATGGGCGATGGAACTCAATATGCCCATTATGAAGAGCAATTGGAGATCAGCTGTGAAGGTTGCCATTCCGAGAAACCGGGCATGACCCGTAAAAACCGAAAGCTCACCAATGTTAAAAAAGAAGAGGATGGTTTTATCCTGACTGGGCGCAATAACGGCAAGGTCTACCCCCTGCGGCCTCCAAACAAAGCCGCCTGTGCTTTTCCTGGTCATAAGCGGATGAGCTGTGAATCCTGCCACTCCACCTGGGTGCCACAATGCTATGGCTGCCATGCCAAGCGGGATGCCAGCGAGACTCATCTGGACAAACTCTCCCTTGAAGAGACCGCAGGCTGGTGGGAGGAAGGTCGCTCCTACATCCGTTACGAACAGCCCATGTTGGGTGTGTGGGGAGATAAGGTGGTGATTGTCACGCCGGGTTGTCAGGATATCGTCACCCTGATCGACAAGGACGGCAATATTGAAGGCGGCTTTAATCGTTTTACGATGGCAGCCATTAATCCGCACACCACCCAGGCCAAAGGGCGGCCTTGCAAGGATTGCCATGCCTCACCCAAGACTGTGGGCCTCGGTGAAGGCACGGTGGTGAAAAAAGACGGGAAATGGGAATTCTATCCGGTTGGTCAGGGTGTGGATACTCTGGAGAAAAAGAGGACCGTGCCGCTGGATGCCTTTGTCACCATTGACGGTAAGCAGCTCCAGCATGGTTCCCGTGAAAATCTGCGTCCCTTTAATACTGAAGAACTCCGGCGCATCCTCCGGGTCGGGCTCTGCCTGCCCTGTCATAAGGATTATAATGATCCTATGTATCAAAACTATGATCCGGTCAAGACATGCCCGAAGTATGTGGAGCCGTGATGATACATTGGTTTCCACAAGAGTAGAAATGGAGAACAGAAATGTCCGCGAGAAAATTGATCAGTTTTGACTGGGCCATGAAAAAGCTCCTGCGGAGCAAAGCCAATTTTGAAATACTGGAGGGCTTCCTCAGCGAGCTTCTCAAGGAAGACGTCCATATTCAGGAGATTCTTGATAGCGAAAGCAATAAAGAAAGCCAACCGGACAAATTCAACCGTGTTGACCTGAAAGTCAGGGACGGGCAAGGAGATATAATCATTATCGAAGTCCAGTATGACAGGGAGTTCGATTTTCTCCAGCGAATTTTCTTCGGCACGGCCAAGGCAATCACCGAGCATATGGCGGAAGGTTCGGCGTATTCAGAAATCAAAAAAGTTATTTCTGTCAGCATCCTCTATTTTGATCTCGGGCAAGGAGCCGACTATGTGTATCACGGCACCACTTCATTCCAAGGGCTGCATAATAAGGACACCTTGCGGTTGTCCGGTCGCCAGCGAGCCATGT is drawn from Candidatus Electrothrix aestuarii and contains these coding sequences:
- a CDS encoding ATP-binding protein, producing the protein MNEQPNPSWKPEEPRGVQPFALVKYFSFTSLSVILVASFALTWIFSDNARDTMLSRSESYSRMFAENLNRQVFHSFVIPTFIRFGRIALSDPVQFESLDQMVINITKGMMIEAVTIFDSRENIVSYSTDAALVGKKNIGGFEYKKALNGESTSVLVSNGSMLNLLPGAPPMYCTLKTYVPFRQERLPGARDGEIMGVILVVKDLSEDLEAVVSLQLKVMLLSLGVMGILFAVLSAIVIRANRIMQARAAERQELEKQLHEAQRLAVLGKMIASVSHEIKNPLGIVRSTAEILGKRLAKLAPGNEHLSKIIVDETTRLDGIVREFLDFARPKTPTKALGSLNTLVQRLALFMNVEFSDKQIEFIEELDPELPECPLDGDQLYQVLLNIVFNAIHAMPEGGKLTVRTSTSEENVSLEITDTGSGMPPEKLEQIFIPFFTDKNRGTGLGLAITKNIVEQHKGEITVQSEEGVGTTFTVVLPKE
- a CDS encoding DUF262 domain-containing protein, producing MNELKNTTESPDVDDEVEIDFPDDTPEENCSDSPESPELLPMEGTFNPNEINIIPKQDSLRNIIARLENNEIDMNTAFQRESDLWDRGKMSRLIESILIRFPLPAFYFDATNDDKWLVVDGLQRLSSIRKFVVDKKLRLSGLEYLNGSNITYDKLPRTYQRRINECPVTLFLIQPGTPEEVRYSLFRRINTGGLILNFQEIRNALASATLRDYLRRMADYPYMKKTIGAKTKRMQDQELVLRFLAFYTMDYLESKKNITVFLDEMMRKMEKMTQEELDSLEKIFCTALKRSWELFGETAFEKITDNSGMIKRKRKNSTLFEVWTVALAHLSEDKMKIIIENRAVLQEKHIQLISNDELYFRTITFSTQKREYYKIRCEKVQGLINEVLNA
- a CDS encoding DUF3696 domain-containing protein, with protein sequence MLEFIRVQGFKTLLDASFPLTSLNIFTGLNGMGKSTLIQTLLLLRQSYERNTLFDKGLLLKGEYTTLGTGSDILAEQSETNNIQFILTWSAQKPLSLCFAYSSQSDLQPITQPVSFKEGDSPEAISLFNKKFQYLSADRISPKPSYEASTYFIDDLNSLGNHGEYTAHFIAEHGLEPLAATTLHHPSAISSNLLENLDYWMAEISPGLRIHATMQPNTTSVTLGYAFDQGKETTTDFKPQNVGFGITYVLPVITAILRAQPGDMLIIENPESHLHPAGQALVGKLCAIAAKSGVQLFIETHSDHFLNGVRVAVKDKVIEPDDVKFFFLERDKGSSAHASTVISPEIDSNGRMSCWPDGFFDEWDRQLEKLL
- a CDS encoding chloride channel protein, whose amino-acid sequence is MIRLTQSILLRCKGLLTEQLQHLRMTEHTFMVIVAVIIGLLGGFGAIFFRFAIRFFEAVFFGSWEYSLDYALQLPWYVKLLAPAAGGLIVGPIVFYFAREARGHGVPEVMESIVLRGGAIRPRVMIAKVFASAVSIGSGGSVGREGPIVQIGSAIGSSLGQALKVTGSRLRTFVACGTAAGIAATFNAPIAGALFAMEVILSDFGISQFSPIVVSSVTATVVSRHFIGDFSAFILPSYELVSVFEMIPYFILGILSAFVALGFISILYKTEDLFETLRIPPLLKPILGGLIIGAIGIFFPHIFGVGYDTISLALNGEMLGFFMLFLVGLKIIATSITIGSGGSGGVFAPSLFLGANLGGFVGSIVHSLAPSLTASPGAYALVGMGAVASGAMHAPITSILIIFELTNDYRIILPLMIACIISVLTTTRLKKDSIYTLKLSRRGINLFQGQEVNVLRSLQVSKVMKTNFVQIAPDTSLRELMDLTVSSPHSNFFVVNGQGQLIGIISIHDVRRLIYEYDALAGLVLAYDLMKPIQQYFTQTDTLDIVIKALGQINIDEFPVVKNEKDLQLLGTVAKEDVIGAYNQEMLKRDMITSVSRSLSSTGKFKQIELTDGQILCELEVPGAFIGKTLQELNLRSRFGTEVIMIKQNFNTEVKEKQHIMVPRPDYHFAFGDSILVMASQENVKKLRESR
- a CDS encoding DUF86 domain-containing protein, which produces MLNGVITRKLEALEETLHELESLGKVTLDTLQSDWLVRRAVERDLQILVEVVIDVCHRLISGAGTAPASSAIEAVRKCVRLGVLSSEEPFRQMVQFRNFIVHHYERVDPEILVGIMSKHLQEFRLFQKEVLRYVSKN
- a CDS encoding nucleotidyltransferase domain-containing protein translates to MSAKIKVDLSRTEKVWQDYSGLVAVWSFGSAQDGKIAFGSDLDIALLFAEAPEFETLCNIRADLQEMLELEEIDLMNLNTASVVSAMEAISGTPLFCRDLGKRAEFASLISRQYEDDMAQLRRHYSESTQ
- a CDS encoding Rpn family recombination-promoting nuclease/putative transposase, whose protein sequence is MSARKLISFDWAMKKLLRSKANFEILEGFLSELLKEDVHIQEILDSESNKESQPDKFNRVDLKVRDGQGDIIIIEVQYDREFDFLQRIFFGTAKAITEHMAEGSAYSEIKKVISVSILYFDLGQGADYVYHGTTSFQGLHNKDTLRLSGRQRAMFDKEEVYQLLPEYWLIKVNSFDDIAKDTLDEWIYFLKNEEIRDDFSAKGLEKAKQELDIMKLSEEERRAYSRYLDNLHYQASMAESTWTAGMLEGKRAVALNLLESGLLDIEKIAEMTGLTLEKVQGLVKNGKMDEKRGQGAG